In the genome of Terribacillus sp. FSL K6-0262, one region contains:
- the brxC gene encoding BREX system P-loop protein BrxC has product MIIKDMFQKDIERDIRGVIKVAQQDEDNIYQELDEYVVTRELQKHLSKFYENYQKGINGVTDKMGVWISGFFGSGKSHFLKILAYLLENKKVKGKQAIDFFQEKVQDPLVYANMQRTADVETEVILFNIDSKGSLDNKSKEDAILRVFMKVFYEHRGYFGDIPGVAEMEKYLDKQGVYEEFKAEFKSLAGEAWEERRNSFYFDADFVIGALTKVTDMTEESARNWFENGVNNFEISIEKFAKDVNDYINSKGKNFHLIFLVDEIGQYIGDNRSLMLNLQTVAEDLGTHCKGKVWIMVTSQESIDSIIKVKGDDFSRIQGRFDTRLSLSSISVDEVIKKRILLKKDFANDKLKVLYPEKSAILKNLISFRESTADLRGFDNEQEFADVYPFMPYQFKLLQNVFEQVRKHGSSGKHLSEGERSMLSAFKEAGLQYKNSEEGTLIPFYAFYDTIKEFLNPSISRVIEGAYENPALKDDDFNIDLLKVLFMIKYVKELPANLDNIATLMVTHIDEDKLQLKEKIKVSLRKLISQTLVQKNGDNFIFLTDDEQDINREIKSLNIDEDIVKRELANYIFQDVYDEKRFRYNSEYSFAYNQKMDEKNYGNQTSNIGMQILSPLSDHYQKSEQELMMMTSGNGEMIIKLGGNEAYIEEIGEALRIEEFRKKTNITQLPENIQNILNNKQAEVRERRRRVRELLEDAIKDSAFFINGDKVEIKGATVREKINVAFTMLVDNVYTKLSYVKEHLDNERALISILASDDEQLSFEETLKVNPNELAKREVSDFISLQDDLKKQVRIKILFDRFGDKPYGWKTLDIAGMIAHLLKEQRIRIRYNAEYLEPEDNVNTLVTIFTKTQEADKAIVLKRVKVDEKLIKTAKSICKDVFNKTDLADDEDGLLKDIRLLVEKQIDEIKGYKARYEGRKYPGMSLLDKGLEYFEQFHSGLDNVSYFNKLKELEDDLLDWEEDIVYVKSFFGTDQKKIFDDGLAALRKYDESKSYLMGAEVEGFINKLQSILQDPIPYKKIKDIPELIHAMDEQINNVLNEKRENAHKKLKDDSDYLSLLTSQYGVSNETKERVTRYYQELNANVNTFTDIYKVDATVSQSTSFKEKMEGHIEREIAEWKRKKEEEQRKRPDGEVVDPPISPVEPTIQKQPVKVTKLVNVKTLTTEDDVDKYINALSSKLKQIIKENKQIEFVE; this is encoded by the coding sequence ATGATTATTAAAGATATGTTTCAAAAAGACATTGAACGTGATATTCGTGGAGTCATTAAAGTAGCTCAACAAGATGAAGATAATATTTATCAGGAATTGGACGAGTATGTTGTTACCCGTGAGCTGCAAAAACACCTTTCTAAGTTTTATGAGAATTATCAAAAAGGGATTAATGGTGTAACAGATAAGATGGGTGTTTGGATTTCTGGATTCTTTGGTTCTGGTAAATCACACTTTCTAAAGATCCTTGCTTACTTACTTGAAAATAAGAAGGTGAAAGGTAAACAAGCAATAGATTTCTTTCAAGAAAAAGTACAAGACCCTCTTGTATATGCGAATATGCAAAGAACGGCTGATGTGGAAACAGAAGTCATTCTGTTCAACATAGATTCAAAAGGTTCACTCGATAACAAATCAAAAGAAGACGCAATTCTCCGTGTCTTCATGAAGGTTTTTTATGAGCATCGTGGCTACTTCGGAGATATACCTGGAGTAGCTGAGATGGAGAAGTACCTAGATAAACAGGGAGTCTATGAGGAATTTAAAGCGGAATTTAAGTCTTTGGCTGGTGAAGCATGGGAAGAACGTCGTAATAGTTTTTACTTTGATGCAGATTTTGTCATTGGTGCCTTAACGAAAGTAACTGATATGACGGAAGAGTCTGCTCGAAATTGGTTTGAGAATGGTGTAAATAATTTCGAAATTAGTATCGAAAAGTTTGCGAAAGACGTAAATGATTACATCAATAGTAAGGGGAAAAACTTTCACCTTATTTTCCTAGTGGATGAGATCGGCCAATACATCGGTGATAACCGTAGTTTGATGTTGAATTTGCAGACAGTGGCTGAAGACCTTGGAACCCACTGTAAGGGTAAGGTTTGGATTATGGTTACTTCTCAAGAGAGTATTGATAGCATAATTAAAGTTAAAGGTGATGACTTCTCCCGTATCCAAGGGCGATTCGATACAAGACTCTCTCTATCATCCATCTCGGTTGATGAAGTTATCAAAAAGCGTATCCTTTTGAAAAAGGATTTTGCTAATGACAAATTGAAGGTTCTTTATCCTGAAAAAAGTGCTATTTTAAAGAATCTAATTAGTTTCAGAGAAAGCACAGCGGATTTACGTGGGTTTGATAATGAACAGGAATTCGCAGATGTGTATCCTTTCATGCCTTATCAATTTAAGTTGTTACAAAACGTTTTTGAGCAAGTAAGGAAACATGGTTCTTCTGGTAAGCATTTATCTGAAGGGGAACGCTCCATGTTATCAGCATTTAAAGAAGCTGGTCTTCAATATAAGAATTCTGAAGAAGGTACACTTATACCTTTCTATGCCTTTTATGACACGATAAAGGAATTTTTGAATCCATCCATTTCAAGAGTTATCGAAGGTGCCTATGAAAATCCAGCCCTAAAAGATGATGATTTTAACATTGATCTATTAAAGGTTCTATTCATGATTAAATATGTAAAAGAACTGCCAGCAAATCTCGATAATATTGCTACTCTAATGGTTACTCATATTGATGAGGATAAGTTACAGCTTAAAGAGAAAATTAAAGTTTCTTTACGTAAGCTAATTTCCCAAACGTTGGTACAGAAAAATGGGGATAATTTTATCTTTTTAACAGATGACGAGCAAGACATTAACAGAGAAATCAAATCCCTAAATATAGATGAGGACATTGTTAAGCGGGAGTTAGCAAACTATATTTTCCAAGACGTATATGATGAAAAGCGTTTCCGTTACAACAGTGAATACTCATTTGCCTACAATCAGAAAATGGATGAGAAAAACTATGGAAACCAAACATCCAATATAGGAATGCAAATTCTTTCTCCACTATCAGATCATTACCAAAAGTCCGAGCAAGAATTAATGATGATGACTTCGGGTAATGGGGAAATGATCATTAAACTTGGTGGTAATGAGGCCTATATCGAGGAAATTGGGGAAGCGTTGCGTATTGAGGAATTCCGTAAGAAAACGAATATTACGCAACTTCCTGAGAACATTCAAAATATCTTGAATAATAAACAAGCGGAAGTTCGTGAACGTAGAAGAAGGGTTCGTGAGCTTTTAGAGGATGCAATTAAAGATAGTGCCTTCTTTATTAATGGGGATAAGGTAGAAATTAAAGGAGCGACTGTTCGTGAGAAAATAAATGTTGCCTTTACGATGTTAGTCGATAATGTCTATACAAAACTCAGTTATGTAAAGGAACACTTAGATAATGAGAGGGCCTTAATTTCAATCCTTGCTTCAGATGATGAACAATTGTCTTTTGAAGAAACTTTGAAGGTAAATCCAAATGAGCTGGCAAAGCGTGAAGTGTCTGATTTTATCAGCTTACAAGACGACTTGAAAAAGCAGGTACGAATTAAAATTTTATTCGACCGTTTCGGAGATAAGCCATATGGTTGGAAGACGCTTGATATAGCAGGAATGATTGCACATTTATTAAAAGAACAACGTATTCGAATTCGGTATAATGCAGAATACTTGGAACCTGAAGATAATGTTAATACGCTTGTAACGATTTTTACAAAGACACAGGAAGCCGACAAAGCTATTGTGTTGAAGAGGGTAAAAGTTGACGAAAAATTAATTAAAACAGCTAAAAGTATTTGTAAGGATGTTTTTAATAAAACAGATTTAGCTGATGATGAAGATGGACTATTGAAGGACATTCGACTACTTGTTGAAAAACAGATAGACGAAATCAAGGGGTACAAAGCCCGTTATGAGGGTAGAAAGTATCCTGGTATGAGCTTACTTGACAAAGGATTAGAATACTTTGAGCAGTTCCACAGTGGCTTAGACAATGTATCTTATTTCAATAAATTGAAGGAGTTAGAAGATGACTTACTTGATTGGGAAGAGGACATCGTCTATGTCAAAAGTTTCTTCGGTACTGATCAGAAAAAGATCTTTGATGATGGATTGGCAGCCTTACGAAAATATGATGAAAGTAAATCTTATTTGATGGGTGCAGAGGTAGAAGGATTTATTAATAAGCTCCAGTCTATTCTTCAGGATCCTATACCTTACAAAAAGATAAAGGACATTCCAGAGCTTATTCATGCAATGGATGAACAAATTAATAATGTCCTTAATGAGAAGAGAGAAAATGCTCATAAAAAACTAAAAGATGATAGTGATTACTTATCATTATTGACATCACAATATGGTGTATCCAATGAAACGAAAGAACGAGTAACTCGTTACTATCAAGAACTTAATGCTAATGTAAATACATTTACAGATATTTATAAAGTTGACGCAACAGTTTCTCAAAGCACCAGCTTCAAGGAAAAAATGGAGGGGCATATCGAGCGGGAAATTGCCGAATGGAAACGTAAAAAGGAAGAAGAACAAAGAAAACGTCCTGATGGTGAAGTAGTTGATCCTCCTATATCGCCTGTAGAGCCGACCATTCAAAAGCAACCAGTAAAAGTAACAAAGCTGGTTAATGTTAAAACATTAACTACAGAAGATGATGTCGATAAGTACATCAATGCTTTATCCAGTAAGCTAAAACAGATTATTAAAGAAAATAAACAAATTGAGTTTGTTGAGTAA
- a CDS encoding DUF1788 domain-containing protein, with translation MANLNARLDQIIPKIKEDKFIEGRGLGNEISFYVFDYEPQDELVVRDYIKHIKKEFGYEGSNRRIIEFDLYKMLLEITKDKRIFDRIFEMEERQGKDQLFKAMTTFAKPEVFLGKIKEQMGDYNVVFLTGIGKVYPFVRSHNILNNLQEVLDNVPVIMFFPGKYDGQSLQLFGKFKDDNYYRAFRLVD, from the coding sequence GTGGCAAATTTGAATGCAAGATTGGATCAGATAATACCGAAAATTAAAGAGGATAAGTTCATAGAGGGACGTGGCCTTGGCAATGAAATTAGCTTTTACGTATTTGACTACGAGCCGCAAGATGAACTTGTGGTAAGGGATTATATTAAGCATATTAAGAAAGAATTTGGTTATGAAGGATCGAACCGTAGAATTATTGAGTTTGATTTGTATAAGATGCTGTTAGAAATTACAAAGGATAAAAGGATCTTTGACCGAATCTTTGAAATGGAAGAACGTCAAGGAAAAGATCAATTGTTTAAAGCGATGACGACATTTGCTAAGCCAGAAGTGTTTCTAGGAAAAATTAAGGAACAAATGGGAGACTATAATGTGGTGTTCCTCACTGGAATAGGTAAGGTTTATCCATTTGTTCGTTCCCACAATATTTTAAATAACTTACAAGAAGTGTTGGACAATGTTCCTGTTATCATGTTTTTTCCTGGAAAATATGATGGGCAATCATTACAATTGTTTGGAAAATTTAAGGATGATAATTATTACCGAGCTTTTCGATTAGTCGATTAA
- a CDS encoding DUF1819 family protein produces MTMELEYSSSLNGASFLLFELKQVIKLKQQGLAKDEIRKKIKEENLFQFNNQGRINRALSSVMKRAEAIDETLAALMLEGSIETGKTLNLYAIMKTDLLFFEFMDEVIGEKLHNNDYLIEKKDINLFFTSKAEQSEKVASWSDINIEKLKRAYMQVLYESGMLRTRKGKELDRLIIDEQIKNHLTQIGDARYIRAMGE; encoded by the coding sequence ATGACAATGGAATTAGAATATTCTTCAAGTTTGAATGGGGCATCCTTTTTACTTTTTGAGTTGAAACAGGTTATAAAGTTGAAACAACAGGGCTTAGCTAAAGATGAAATAAGAAAAAAAATAAAAGAAGAAAATCTGTTTCAATTTAATAATCAAGGGAGAATCAACAGAGCTTTATCTTCCGTTATGAAAAGGGCAGAAGCTATTGATGAAACACTTGCTGCTTTAATGTTAGAAGGTTCCATTGAAACGGGAAAAACCCTTAACCTATATGCCATTATGAAGACTGATTTGCTATTCTTTGAATTCATGGATGAGGTAATAGGGGAAAAGCTACATAATAATGACTATCTAATAGAAAAGAAGGACATTAATCTCTTCTTCACCTCTAAGGCGGAACAAAGTGAAAAGGTAGCCAGTTGGAGCGATATTAATATTGAAAAGTTAAAAAGGGCTTACATGCAAGTATTGTATGAAAGCGGAATGTTAAGAACCAGAAAAGGTAAAGAGTTAGACAGGCTAATCATTGATGAACAGATAAAGAATCATCTCACTCAAATTGGTGATGCTCGTTATATACGTGCAATGGGTGAGTAG
- a CDS encoding TIGR04540 family protein: MELKLFYRTQRDLAVDLNRLVDSYWQEEIKENELIDGIKNLYQHNQEKLIKDNEFTKVVQQQCGKRRLAVVGKILEINRKIVLSERFD, translated from the coding sequence GTGGAATTGAAGTTGTTCTACCGTACGCAGAGAGATTTGGCTGTTGATTTGAATAGGTTAGTGGATTCCTATTGGCAGGAAGAGATAAAAGAGAATGAGCTAATAGATGGAATTAAAAATTTATATCAACATAATCAAGAAAAACTAATAAAGGACAATGAGTTCACAAAAGTAGTACAGCAGCAATGTGGTAAAAGGCGGTTAGCTGTGGTAGGTAAGATACTGGAAATAAATAGGAAAATAGTCTTGTCTGAAAGGTTTGATTGA
- a CDS encoding recombinase family protein yields MRCAVYVRVSTDKEEQKSSLGNQKDLFIRYISDRGWDIHNFYVDVESGTTEKRPQLQQLIADARAKKFDVILAKELSRLARNGRLSYEIRDIAEQSKIHIITLDNAINTLEGNGQMFGIYAWMYEQESQRTSERVKAALRSSAQKGLFKGSNPPYGYILEDRKLRISPDETPNIVRRIFRDYLSGKGFDRIAKELYEEGFPTPGQVAGKKNASDKWHGSTVRTILENPHYTGDLVQGRTTTRSVTNKNRDQVDSGKFIIVPNTHEAIISKNDFEAVQQLIKSRKRTRPQAEMHLFTNTAYCADCGRGMHYKKNCKGYLCGNYNKHGIKACSDHLIREADLKLAILNDLKNLASVLDNQEILQTLEAKLNQQKKNSEKQIRDFERELDRLKQKKKKSLNLFIDEKISKADYDDFINDINNQMNSINSRIKQLKCSLEANNDELAFNEVKQQLDAFIEFQELTPEILHRFIERIEIKADGSPRIFYRFSNPSALYLINSINAQHSTCIVCGNKSTGCTWSNV; encoded by the coding sequence ATGAGATGTGCAGTATATGTAAGGGTTTCAACAGATAAAGAAGAACAGAAATCCTCTCTTGGAAATCAAAAGGATCTTTTCATTAGATATATTTCTGATCGAGGTTGGGATATCCATAACTTTTATGTTGATGTGGAAAGCGGAACAACAGAAAAGCGTCCACAGTTACAACAATTAATAGCGGATGCAAGAGCTAAGAAATTCGATGTGATACTGGCTAAGGAACTTTCACGTCTGGCACGTAATGGTCGCCTATCCTATGAGATTCGTGATATTGCTGAACAAAGCAAGATCCATATCATTACCTTAGATAATGCCATAAACACATTAGAAGGTAATGGGCAAATGTTTGGTATTTATGCCTGGATGTATGAACAGGAATCACAAAGGACAAGTGAGCGAGTCAAAGCAGCTTTAAGGAGCAGTGCACAAAAGGGATTATTCAAAGGATCCAATCCTCCTTATGGTTACATTTTAGAAGATAGGAAACTTCGGATAAGCCCTGATGAAACACCAAACATCGTTAGACGTATCTTTAGAGACTATCTTTCAGGTAAGGGCTTTGATCGCATCGCAAAGGAATTGTATGAAGAGGGATTTCCAACACCTGGACAAGTAGCCGGAAAGAAAAACGCCAGTGATAAGTGGCATGGTTCAACGGTTAGGACAATTCTAGAGAATCCACATTACACTGGGGATTTGGTTCAAGGACGGACCACGACTAGAAGTGTCACAAATAAAAATCGGGACCAAGTTGATTCAGGAAAGTTTATTATTGTCCCTAATACTCATGAGGCAATTATATCGAAAAACGATTTTGAAGCCGTCCAGCAATTAATAAAGAGTAGAAAAAGAACACGTCCTCAGGCAGAAATGCATCTATTTACTAATACTGCTTACTGTGCAGATTGCGGACGTGGAATGCATTATAAAAAGAACTGTAAGGGTTATTTGTGCGGGAATTACAACAAACATGGTATAAAAGCATGTAGTGATCATTTAATTAGAGAAGCTGATTTAAAACTAGCTATTCTAAATGACTTAAAAAATCTCGCCTCGGTTTTGGACAATCAGGAAATTTTGCAAACCCTTGAAGCCAAACTGAATCAACAGAAAAAGAATTCAGAAAAGCAAATTAGAGACTTTGAGAGGGAATTAGACCGACTGAAACAAAAGAAAAAGAAGTCTCTCAATTTATTTATTGACGAAAAAATCTCCAAAGCAGACTATGATGATTTCATAAATGATATTAATAACCAGATGAATAGTATCAATTCTAGGATTAAGCAATTGAAATGTTCTCTTGAAGCCAATAATGATGAATTAGCATTCAATGAAGTTAAACAACAGTTAGATGCATTTATTGAATTTCAAGAATTAACTCCGGAAATACTTCACCGCTTTATTGAGAGAATTGAAATAAAAGCAGATGGTAGTCCGAGGATCTTTTACCGATTCTCGAACCCATCTGCTCTTTATTTAATTAATTCTATCAACGCACAGCACTCCACATGCATCGTATGCGGGAACAAATCAACCGGCTGCACTTGGTCCAATGTATAA
- the rlmD gene encoding 23S rRNA (uracil(1939)-C(5))-methyltransferase RlmD, which translates to MKMAREIMEPRVMETEISHLDNKGSGQAAVWIDRGQDKPRKVKLTIPKTLPGEKVRATVAWPHAKRSKAALEEVMEASPERVPAPCPHFDLCGGCAWQHWQYEGQLRQKTAHVKESLIGQGFDPALVKDTIGMDNPWHYRNKMEFTFAADGSMGLHEQGNFRNIIPLETCLIAGGDMKDAVMEVAAWAKDHGLSGYNKEKHEGLLRHLMVRQSFITGEIMLGLFATETPDGELAQAVEDLKQRIEEKHPKVKSLLWLVNTDWADRTQSEDTHVLAGRDFIYDEIGGYRYRLWFDTFFQTNPVQAQKLIDLALEMAQPKKDEKMLELFCGVGTFSLPFASRVEKLAGIEIVESSIESAKRNAADNGIDNTYFLAENARYGIDRVLDQLGTPDLLLLDPPRSGAGGKVMRKIGRSQPKRIVYVSCNPESFAVDVKELEQFGYTLDQVQPVDLFPHTMHVECCALIELIK; encoded by the coding sequence ATGAAGATGGCACGTGAAATCATGGAACCAAGAGTCATGGAAACAGAAATCAGCCATTTAGACAATAAAGGGTCTGGCCAGGCCGCAGTATGGATCGATAGAGGACAGGATAAGCCGCGTAAGGTGAAACTGACAATCCCCAAAACATTGCCAGGCGAAAAAGTGCGGGCAACGGTAGCTTGGCCGCATGCGAAAAGATCAAAAGCTGCTTTGGAGGAAGTAATGGAGGCCAGTCCGGAACGTGTTCCGGCACCATGCCCTCATTTTGATCTTTGCGGCGGCTGTGCATGGCAGCACTGGCAATACGAAGGACAGTTAAGACAAAAAACAGCTCATGTGAAGGAATCATTGATCGGTCAGGGCTTTGATCCTGCACTGGTGAAGGACACCATCGGCATGGACAATCCATGGCATTACCGCAATAAGATGGAGTTCACATTTGCTGCGGATGGTTCGATGGGCTTGCATGAACAGGGGAATTTCCGCAATATCATCCCGCTTGAAACATGTCTGATCGCTGGCGGCGATATGAAGGATGCCGTCATGGAAGTGGCGGCATGGGCCAAAGATCATGGATTGAGCGGCTATAACAAAGAGAAACACGAAGGTCTGCTTCGTCATTTGATGGTAAGGCAGTCGTTCATCACGGGCGAAATCATGCTGGGGCTGTTTGCGACAGAAACTCCTGATGGGGAATTGGCACAAGCGGTAGAGGATTTAAAGCAGCGAATCGAGGAAAAACATCCAAAGGTGAAAAGTCTGCTATGGCTTGTCAATACGGATTGGGCTGACCGTACACAGTCAGAGGATACACATGTCTTGGCGGGACGTGATTTCATTTATGATGAAATCGGAGGCTATCGCTATCGTCTTTGGTTCGATACATTCTTCCAGACGAATCCGGTACAGGCTCAGAAACTGATCGACCTTGCCCTTGAAATGGCCCAGCCGAAGAAAGATGAAAAAATGCTGGAGCTGTTCTGCGGAGTGGGGACCTTCTCCCTTCCATTTGCCAGCAGGGTGGAAAAGCTTGCCGGCATCGAAATCGTGGAAAGCTCCATTGAATCTGCGAAACGAAATGCAGCAGATAACGGCATTGACAACACATACTTCCTGGCTGAAAACGCAAGATATGGCATTGATCGTGTACTGGACCAGCTGGGAACTCCTGATTTGCTATTGCTGGATCCGCCGCGCTCCGGCGCAGGCGGTAAAGTAATGCGAAAGATCGGCCGATCCCAGCCGAAGCGGATCGTTTATGTTTCCTGCAACCCAGAATCATTTGCAGTCGATGTCAAGGAACTCGAACAATTCGGTTATACATTGGACCAAGTGCAGCCGGTTGATTTGTTCCCGCATACGATGCATGTGGAGTGCTGTGCGTTGATAGAATTAATTAAATAA
- a CDS encoding AbgT family transporter — protein MEQSQKNGFVMRALNGIERVGNKLPHPVTLFFIFAAIVVVLSAVFSAIGVSVEDPVNEGETIAVKNLLNAEGILYLFESAVTNFTDFAPLGTVLVTMLGIGIAERSGLISAALRGLVTSVPRTLMTAALVFGGVMSSMAADAGYVVLTPLGAVLFAGLGRHPLAGLAAAFAGVSGGYSANLLLTSLDPLLGGMTQDAAAIISPEYAEGINYAMNFYFMFASVFLLTILGTWVTDKIVEPRLGTYKGSVNEDVNYLRSQEKKGLWGALIAFLLTLIGIALLVIPSWGPLRAGEANIIDAPFLNTLVPVILIVFFIPGLVYGLLTKEIKNDKDVADQLSETMATMGSYIVLAFAAAQFVSYFNESNLGTVLAVRGAAFIDATGFTGVPLILTFVVVSGFINLFIGSASAKWAIMAPVFVPMMMLSGYSPEFTQLVYRIADSTTNVISPLMPYFAIVIAFAQKYDKKVGIGTLVSTMLPYSIVFSLGWVVMMLIWMWIGLPIGPGTPIEYP, from the coding sequence GTGGAACAGTCACAAAAGAATGGTTTCGTCATGCGTGCTTTGAATGGTATCGAACGTGTCGGGAATAAACTTCCTCATCCGGTAACATTGTTTTTCATCTTTGCGGCGATTGTTGTTGTTTTATCCGCGGTTTTTTCTGCCATCGGGGTCAGTGTAGAAGACCCGGTCAATGAAGGGGAAACAATCGCGGTCAAAAATCTGCTGAACGCAGAAGGGATTCTCTATCTGTTCGAAAGTGCGGTAACAAATTTTACCGATTTCGCACCGCTTGGGACTGTGCTGGTAACGATGCTTGGTATCGGGATTGCAGAACGCTCTGGATTGATCAGTGCGGCTTTGCGCGGGCTTGTGACATCTGTTCCGCGTACATTGATGACGGCAGCTTTGGTATTCGGCGGTGTCATGTCCAGTATGGCAGCTGACGCAGGATATGTGGTGCTGACTCCGTTGGGAGCGGTGTTGTTCGCAGGGCTTGGGCGCCATCCATTGGCTGGTCTGGCTGCGGCATTTGCCGGGGTATCCGGCGGCTATAGTGCAAACCTCCTGCTGACTTCGCTTGATCCGCTGCTTGGAGGCATGACGCAGGACGCGGCGGCGATTATCAGCCCGGAATATGCGGAGGGTATCAATTATGCGATGAACTTTTACTTCATGTTCGCGTCTGTTTTCCTGCTCACAATTTTAGGTACATGGGTCACCGATAAAATCGTGGAACCTCGTTTAGGCACTTATAAAGGCAGTGTAAATGAAGATGTCAATTACCTCAGGTCGCAAGAGAAGAAGGGTCTATGGGGAGCACTAATTGCATTTCTCCTTACCCTTATAGGGATTGCCTTGCTTGTCATTCCTTCATGGGGACCATTGCGGGCGGGAGAAGCCAATATCATCGACGCACCATTTTTGAATACGCTGGTTCCGGTCATCCTGATCGTATTCTTTATCCCGGGTCTTGTTTATGGGCTGCTCACAAAAGAAATCAAAAATGATAAGGATGTCGCAGATCAATTATCGGAAACAATGGCAACGATGGGGTCGTACATCGTCTTAGCCTTTGCTGCGGCTCAATTCGTTTCTTATTTCAATGAATCGAACCTTGGTACTGTCTTGGCAGTAAGAGGTGCAGCTTTCATTGATGCTACTGGTTTTACAGGAGTTCCCCTGATCCTGACCTTCGTTGTCGTTTCTGGCTTCATCAATCTGTTCATCGGCAGCGCTTCTGCTAAATGGGCGATCATGGCCCCTGTGTTCGTCCCGATGATGATGCTGTCAGGCTATTCACCTGAATTCACACAGCTGGTGTACAGAATAGCGGATTCAACCACAAATGTCATCTCCCCATTGATGCCATACTTTGCCATCGTCATCGCTTTCGCTCAAAAATATGATAAGAAGGTCGGAATCGGGACGCTGGTCTCGACGATGCTTCCGTACTCCATTGTCTTCAGCCTCGGCTGGGTGGTGATGATGCTGATTTGGATGTGGATTGGGCTGCCGATCGGACCTGGCACCCCGATTGAATATCCTTGA